The proteins below are encoded in one region of Candidatus Poribacteria bacterium:
- a CDS encoding type II toxin-antitoxin system VapC family toxin, with amino-acid sequence MKQTNLYYVNLRSIKVTEQSLDIRVPTNLPFWKIYLDTCCLSRLLDPPTQVRLIEEAQAIRRILIHFLRTHWYWISSKIVVDEVEQTPDLGKRIQVETWLNLAHQIVIVGAREISRGRQLESLGFKEQDALHIACAESSKADIFLTTDDRLLRRAQRYQTRLYIRVENPVTWLEEVTESGHFRDDRS; translated from the coding sequence ATAAAGCAGACCAATTTGTATTATGTTAACTTACGATCAATAAAAGTCACCGAACAAAGTCTGGATATACGTGTGCCGACCAATTTGCCATTCTGGAAAATTTATCTTGATACGTGTTGTTTGAGTCGGCTTCTTGATCCGCCAACACAGGTCCGACTTATTGAAGAGGCCCAAGCTATTAGGAGAATTCTAATTCATTTTTTAAGGACGCACTGGTACTGGATATCCAGCAAAATTGTAGTTGATGAAGTTGAGCAAACCCCAGATTTAGGAAAACGGATTCAGGTCGAAACCTGGCTAAATCTCGCACACCAGATTGTTATTGTTGGAGCGAGAGAAATATCAAGGGGGCGACAACTTGAGTCGTTGGGTTTTAAGGAGCAAGATGCTTTGCACATCGCTTGTGCTGAAAGTAGTAAGGCAGATATCTTTCTAACAACCGATGATAGGCTACTCAGGAGAGCACAACGCTATCAGACACGACTTTATATTCGGGTTGAAAACCCGGTTACATGGTTAGAGGAGGTAACAGAAAGTGGACATTTTAGAGATGACCGATCTTGA